The following are encoded in a window of Carya illinoinensis cultivar Pawnee chromosome 15, C.illinoinensisPawnee_v1, whole genome shotgun sequence genomic DNA:
- the LOC122295614 gene encoding transcription factor MYBS1-like, whose amino-acid sequence MPTSLLILHTFRSTSYYPTHLLRLLWCLLFSNFTTKELSLQNTFSCSKLDGCKAKTMSSVVVWSKEEDKAFENAIAVHWVDEDSNEHWEKIASMVPSKSMDELKQHYQMLADDVRAIEEGHIPLPSYVGQEATSSSKDNHGLSGSSDSNKRSNCGHGSKFSGLGNDSAGHGGKGGSRSEQERRKGIPWTEEEHRLFLLGLDKFGKGDWRSISRNFVISRTPTQVASHAQKYFIRLNSMNRDRRRSSIHDITSLNNGDVTSHQAPITGQQNNMNMSSAATIGPPMKHRAPAPLHMPGLGMYGTPVGHPVAAPPGHMASAVGTPVMLPPGHHPHSHPPPYVVPVAYPMPPPPMHQ is encoded by the exons ATGCCTACCTCACTCCTTATCCTACACACATTCCGTTCCACTTCCTACTATCCTACGCACCTTCTTCGTCTCCTTTGGTGTTTGCTTTTCTCCAATTTCACAACCAAAGAACTGAGTCTCCAGAACACTTTTTCCTGCTCTAAGTTGGACGGTTGCAAAGCCAAAACCATGTCAAGTGTAGTAGTTTGgagcaaagaagaagataaagctTTCGAAAATGCCATTGCTGTGCATTGGGTGGATGAGGACTCCAATGAGCATTGGGAGAAGATTGCTTCAATGGTCCCTAGCAAAAGCATGGATGAACTGAAGCAACACTACCAAATGCTAGCGGACGATGTACGAGCAATAGAGGAAGGACATATACCTCTCCCCAGCTATGTAGGACAGGAAGCAACATCTTCAAGCAAAGACAATCATGGCCTTTCTGGGTCTTCTGATTCGAATAAGAGGTCAAATTGTGGTCATGGAAGTAAATTTTCAGGATTGGGAAATGACTCCGCCGGGCACGGAGGGAAAGGAGGATCGAGGTCAGAACAAGAACGACGAAAAGGGATTCCATGGACAGAAGAAGAGCATAG GTTGTTTCTACTTGGCCTTGACAAGTTTGGCAAGGGGGATTGGAGGAGTATTTCAAGAAACTTTGTCATTTCCAGGACTCCCACACAAGTGGCCAGCCATGCCCAAAAGTACTTCATTCGCTTGAATTCGATGAATAGAGACAGGAGGAGATCTAGTATCCATGACATTACAAGCTTGAACAACGGAGATGTCACTTCTCATCAAGCACCCATTACTGGCCAACAGAACAACATGAATATGTCTAGTGCAGCCACCATAGGACCACCGATGAAGCACAGGGCTCCGGCTCCACTGCATATGCCTGGTTTAGGCATGTATGGAACACCGGTTGGGCATCCAGTCGCTGCTCCACCAGGGCATATGGCATCAGCTGTTGGGACTCCTGTCATGCTTCCTCCTGGACACCATCCCCATTCCCACCCTCCTCCCTACGTAGTCCCAGTTGCTTACCCAATGCCACCACCGCCAATGCACCAATAA
- the LOC122296141 gene encoding protein DENND6B isoform X2, protein MSRSPSFTVKTELSPKLNPESLQQWVVAFCIIRFDLEQGQLIEECYPPDCLTQDEELEIALSSFPDSVSQHQNRSSIHDCIFFFRFRRRGDSQLANVSSSENTAVDKELSPKNMDIRNLRRSNTRNNNKASRYMYGYVFNRQRHDERLKRGGEQKSVVILSLSPYSSVFKPLLQIMGPLYFDIGKKALEHIAAYVSLWPAPVPGQLMELPIGNAMLKVSLPPAHSLPLKSGMFFEESVSFMAPLLPNNQSVPQGLFHDSDIFGTFRGLLLQLWVLWELLLIGEPILIIAPTPPQCCEAVASLVSLVAPLLYSVDFRPYFTIHDPVFAHLNSLQEGDIFPPMVLGVTNLFFLKALRNIPHIVSVGSPTNSNQPNLAARSSSGKISVRSQAFGLQQLSLKRFSPSNLLSAVKLRRDGPLCLMTEHKEAIWSTYAATTKPDTSILNRLIDAGMSPRVEESMSLVNNEILRRHFLELTTNFLAPFGPYFRSKTPSEGSSPFVDPPPLSPFNADEFLASLSARGPGKFLSKRMKSNWMDLYRRFLKGSNFMPWFQRRRAVAEQEQHKLWRQARMKTDIQQFISKMSELEIVDSFNAIERHLLEELQLQQSGRASADSASSCQKLKGDLRTVFSVLPKDMQQLLLFNPQRAALLQGSSELTKLPGRPLVQVGVVSSTSPR, encoded by the exons ATGAGTCGATCTCCTTCATTTACAGTGAAGACAGAACTTAGTCCAAAACTCAATCCTGAATCGCTGCAGCAATGGGTTGTGGCCTTTTGTATTATTAGATTTGATCTTGAGCAGGGTCAGCTTATTGAAGAGTGTTACCCACCTGACTGTCTTACACAAGATGAGGAACTTGAAATTGCCTTGAGTTCATTCCCGGATTCTGTTTCCCAGCACCAGAATCGCTCAAGTATTCATGACTGTATCTTCTTTTTTCGGTTTCGAAGAAGGGGTGATTCTCAGTTGGCTAATGTTTCTTCCTCCGAGAACACAGCAGTTGATAAGGAGTTATCTCCAAAGAACATGGACATAAGAAATCTCAGAAGATCCAATACGAGAAATAACAATAAAGCTTCAAGATATATGTATGGTTATGTTTTTAATAGACAGAGACATGATGAGAGGCTAAAGCGAGGTGGGGAACAGAAGTCTGTGGTAATTTTGTCTCTCAGTCCTTATTCAAGTGTGTTTAAACCCTTGTTACAAATCATGGGTCCGTTGTATTTTGATATTGGAAAGAAAGCTCTTGAGCATATCGCTGCTTATGTTTCATTGTGGCCTGCTCCTGTACCAGGTCAGCTAATGGAGCTTCCAATAGGGAATGCCATGCTTAAAGTGAGCTTGCCACCTGCTCATAGCTTGCCCTTGAAAAGTGGAATGTTTTTTGAAGAGTCTGTTTCCTTTATGGCTCCTTTACTTCCTAATAACCAGTCAGTACCCCAGGGTCTTTTCCATGATTCCGATATTTTTGGTACATTTCGGGGGCTTCTATTGCAGCTTTGGGTGTTGTGGGAGTTGTTACTCATTGGTGAGCCTATTCTCATCATTGCACCAACGCCTCCCCAATGTTGTGAGGCTGTAGCCAGTCTTGTGAGTTTGGTTGCACCACTACTATATAGTGTTGATTTTAGGCCTTATTTTACCATCCATGATCCTGTATTTGCACACTTGAACTCACTTCAAGAAGGAGACATTTTTCCTCCAATGGTTTTGGGTGTGACAAACCTCTTTTTCCTTAAAGCTCTTCGTAACATCCCTCACATTGTTTCAGTTGGAAGCCCTACCAACTCAAACCAGCCTAATCTTGCAGCAAGGTCTTCTAGTGGCAAAATTTCTGTTAGATCCCAAGCATTTGGTCTTCAACAGCTTTCCTTGAAGCGGTTTTCTCCTTCAAATTTGTTAAGTGCTGTGAAGTTGAGAAGAGATGGTCCCCTTTGTCTTATGACGGAACATAAGGAAGCTATTTGGAGCACTTATGCTGCAACAACGAAGCCGGACACTTCTATCTTGAATAGGCTTATAGATGCTGGCATGTCCCCTAGGGTTGAGGAGTCAATGTCACTTGTTAACAATGAGATATTGCGGCGGCATTTCTTGGAACTCACTACAAACTTTTTGGCCCCTTTCGGTCCATATTTTAGGAGTAAGACACCTTCAGAAGGCTCTTCGCCATTTGTTGaccctccccctctctctccatTTAATGCTGATGAATTTCTTGCAAGTTTGTCTGCAAGGGGCCCAGGGAAGTTCTTGTCGAAGAGAATGAAGTCTAATTGGATGGATCTATACAG GCGGTTTTTGAAAGGTTCCAACTTCATGCCATGGTTTCAAAGAAGGCGTGCTGTTGCTGAACAAGAACAACATAAACTGTGGAGACAGGCAAGGATGAAGACCGACATACAGCAGTTCATATCTAAAATGTCTGAGTTGGAAATTGTAGACTCATTTAATGCTATTGAAAGGCATCTTCTTGAAGAACTACAG CTGCAGCAATCTGGAAGGGCCAGTGCAGACTCTGCATCATCTTGCCAGAAACTGAAAGGAGACCTACGGACGGTTTTCTCAGTGCTTCCTAAGGACATGCAGCAGCTTCTGCTTTTCAACCCACAAAGAGCAGCTCTTCTACAAGGAAGCTCTGAACTTACGAAACTTCCCGGTCGCCCATTGGTACAAGTTGGTGTGGTATCTTCCACTTCACCCAGATAA
- the LOC122296141 gene encoding protein DENND6B isoform X1, producing MSRSPSFTVKTELSPKLNPESLQQWVVAFCIIRFDLEQGQLIEECYPPDCLTQDEELEIALSSFPDSVSQHQNRSSIHDCIFFFRFRRRGDSQLANVSSSENTAVDKELSPKNMDIRNLRRSNTRNNNKASRYMYGYVFNRQRHDERLKRGGEQKSVVILSLSPYSSVFKPLLQIMGPLYFDIGKKALEHIAAYVSLWPAPVPGQLMELPIGNAMLKVSLPPAHSLPLKSGMFFEESVSFMAPLLPNNQSVPQGLFHDSDIFGTFRGLLLQLWVLWELLLIGEPILIIAPTPPQCCEAVASLVSLVAPLLYSVDFRPYFTIHDPVFAHLNSLQEGDIFPPMVLGVTNLFFLKALRNIPHIVSVGSPTNSNQPNLAARSSSGKISVRSQAFGLQQLSLKRFSPSNLLSAVKLRRDGPLCLMTEHKEAIWSTYAATTKPDTSILNRLIDAGMSPRVEESMSLVNNEILRRHFLELTTNFLAPFGPYFRSKTPSEGSSPFVDPPPLSPFNADEFLASLSARGPGKFLSKRMKSNWMDLYRRFLKGSNFMPWFQRRRAVAEQEQHKLWRQARMKTDIQQFISKMSELEIVDSFNAIERHLLEELQIYTMPVHLRSCQMQSSQLQQSGRASADSASSCQKLKGDLRTVFSVLPKDMQQLLLFNPQRAALLQGSSELTKLPGRPLVQVGVVSSTSPR from the exons ATGAGTCGATCTCCTTCATTTACAGTGAAGACAGAACTTAGTCCAAAACTCAATCCTGAATCGCTGCAGCAATGGGTTGTGGCCTTTTGTATTATTAGATTTGATCTTGAGCAGGGTCAGCTTATTGAAGAGTGTTACCCACCTGACTGTCTTACACAAGATGAGGAACTTGAAATTGCCTTGAGTTCATTCCCGGATTCTGTTTCCCAGCACCAGAATCGCTCAAGTATTCATGACTGTATCTTCTTTTTTCGGTTTCGAAGAAGGGGTGATTCTCAGTTGGCTAATGTTTCTTCCTCCGAGAACACAGCAGTTGATAAGGAGTTATCTCCAAAGAACATGGACATAAGAAATCTCAGAAGATCCAATACGAGAAATAACAATAAAGCTTCAAGATATATGTATGGTTATGTTTTTAATAGACAGAGACATGATGAGAGGCTAAAGCGAGGTGGGGAACAGAAGTCTGTGGTAATTTTGTCTCTCAGTCCTTATTCAAGTGTGTTTAAACCCTTGTTACAAATCATGGGTCCGTTGTATTTTGATATTGGAAAGAAAGCTCTTGAGCATATCGCTGCTTATGTTTCATTGTGGCCTGCTCCTGTACCAGGTCAGCTAATGGAGCTTCCAATAGGGAATGCCATGCTTAAAGTGAGCTTGCCACCTGCTCATAGCTTGCCCTTGAAAAGTGGAATGTTTTTTGAAGAGTCTGTTTCCTTTATGGCTCCTTTACTTCCTAATAACCAGTCAGTACCCCAGGGTCTTTTCCATGATTCCGATATTTTTGGTACATTTCGGGGGCTTCTATTGCAGCTTTGGGTGTTGTGGGAGTTGTTACTCATTGGTGAGCCTATTCTCATCATTGCACCAACGCCTCCCCAATGTTGTGAGGCTGTAGCCAGTCTTGTGAGTTTGGTTGCACCACTACTATATAGTGTTGATTTTAGGCCTTATTTTACCATCCATGATCCTGTATTTGCACACTTGAACTCACTTCAAGAAGGAGACATTTTTCCTCCAATGGTTTTGGGTGTGACAAACCTCTTTTTCCTTAAAGCTCTTCGTAACATCCCTCACATTGTTTCAGTTGGAAGCCCTACCAACTCAAACCAGCCTAATCTTGCAGCAAGGTCTTCTAGTGGCAAAATTTCTGTTAGATCCCAAGCATTTGGTCTTCAACAGCTTTCCTTGAAGCGGTTTTCTCCTTCAAATTTGTTAAGTGCTGTGAAGTTGAGAAGAGATGGTCCCCTTTGTCTTATGACGGAACATAAGGAAGCTATTTGGAGCACTTATGCTGCAACAACGAAGCCGGACACTTCTATCTTGAATAGGCTTATAGATGCTGGCATGTCCCCTAGGGTTGAGGAGTCAATGTCACTTGTTAACAATGAGATATTGCGGCGGCATTTCTTGGAACTCACTACAAACTTTTTGGCCCCTTTCGGTCCATATTTTAGGAGTAAGACACCTTCAGAAGGCTCTTCGCCATTTGTTGaccctccccctctctctccatTTAATGCTGATGAATTTCTTGCAAGTTTGTCTGCAAGGGGCCCAGGGAAGTTCTTGTCGAAGAGAATGAAGTCTAATTGGATGGATCTATACAG GCGGTTTTTGAAAGGTTCCAACTTCATGCCATGGTTTCAAAGAAGGCGTGCTGTTGCTGAACAAGAACAACATAAACTGTGGAGACAGGCAAGGATGAAGACCGACATACAGCAGTTCATATCTAAAATGTCTGAGTTGGAAATTGTAGACTCATTTAATGCTATTGAAAGGCATCTTCTTGAAGAACTACAG aTATATACCATGCCAGTACATTTACGTTCCTGCCAAATGCAATCTTCACAGCTGCAGCAATCTGGAAGGGCCAGTGCAGACTCTGCATCATCTTGCCAGAAACTGAAAGGAGACCTACGGACGGTTTTCTCAGTGCTTCCTAAGGACATGCAGCAGCTTCTGCTTTTCAACCCACAAAGAGCAGCTCTTCTACAAGGAAGCTCTGAACTTACGAAACTTCCCGGTCGCCCATTGGTACAAGTTGGTGTGGTATCTTCCACTTCACCCAGATAA
- the LOC122296141 gene encoding protein DENND6B isoform X3, giving the protein MSRSPSFTVKTELSPKLNPESLQQWVVAFCIIRFDLEQGQLIEECYPPDCLTQDEELEIALSSFPDSVSQHQNRSSIHDCIFFFRFRRRGDSQLANVSSSENTAVDKELSPKNMDIRNLRRSNTRNNNKASRYMYGYVFNRQRHDERLKRGGEQKSVVILSLSPYSSVFKPLLQIMGPLYFDIGKKALEHIAAYVSLWPAPVPGQLMELPIGNAMLKVSLPPAHSLPLKSGMFFEESVSFMAPLLPNNQSVPQGLFHDSDIFGTFRGLLLQLWVLWELLLIGEPILIIAPTPPQCCEAVASLVSLVAPLLYSVDFRPYFTIHDPVFAHLNSLQEGDIFPPMVLGVTNLFFLKALRNIPHIVSVGSPTNSNQPNLAARSSSGKISVRSQAFGLQQLSLKRFSPSNLLSAVKLRRDGPLCLMTEHKEAIWSTYAATTKPDTSILNRLIDAGMSPRVEESMSLVNNEILRRHFLELTTNFLAPFGPYFRSKTPSEGSSPFVDPPPLSPFNADEFLASLSARGPGKFLSKRMKSNWMDLYRRFLKGSNFMPWFQRRRAVAEQEQHKLWRQARMKTDIQQFISKMSELEIVDSFNAIERHLLEELQYIYVPAKCNLHSCSNLEGPVQTLHHLARN; this is encoded by the exons ATGAGTCGATCTCCTTCATTTACAGTGAAGACAGAACTTAGTCCAAAACTCAATCCTGAATCGCTGCAGCAATGGGTTGTGGCCTTTTGTATTATTAGATTTGATCTTGAGCAGGGTCAGCTTATTGAAGAGTGTTACCCACCTGACTGTCTTACACAAGATGAGGAACTTGAAATTGCCTTGAGTTCATTCCCGGATTCTGTTTCCCAGCACCAGAATCGCTCAAGTATTCATGACTGTATCTTCTTTTTTCGGTTTCGAAGAAGGGGTGATTCTCAGTTGGCTAATGTTTCTTCCTCCGAGAACACAGCAGTTGATAAGGAGTTATCTCCAAAGAACATGGACATAAGAAATCTCAGAAGATCCAATACGAGAAATAACAATAAAGCTTCAAGATATATGTATGGTTATGTTTTTAATAGACAGAGACATGATGAGAGGCTAAAGCGAGGTGGGGAACAGAAGTCTGTGGTAATTTTGTCTCTCAGTCCTTATTCAAGTGTGTTTAAACCCTTGTTACAAATCATGGGTCCGTTGTATTTTGATATTGGAAAGAAAGCTCTTGAGCATATCGCTGCTTATGTTTCATTGTGGCCTGCTCCTGTACCAGGTCAGCTAATGGAGCTTCCAATAGGGAATGCCATGCTTAAAGTGAGCTTGCCACCTGCTCATAGCTTGCCCTTGAAAAGTGGAATGTTTTTTGAAGAGTCTGTTTCCTTTATGGCTCCTTTACTTCCTAATAACCAGTCAGTACCCCAGGGTCTTTTCCATGATTCCGATATTTTTGGTACATTTCGGGGGCTTCTATTGCAGCTTTGGGTGTTGTGGGAGTTGTTACTCATTGGTGAGCCTATTCTCATCATTGCACCAACGCCTCCCCAATGTTGTGAGGCTGTAGCCAGTCTTGTGAGTTTGGTTGCACCACTACTATATAGTGTTGATTTTAGGCCTTATTTTACCATCCATGATCCTGTATTTGCACACTTGAACTCACTTCAAGAAGGAGACATTTTTCCTCCAATGGTTTTGGGTGTGACAAACCTCTTTTTCCTTAAAGCTCTTCGTAACATCCCTCACATTGTTTCAGTTGGAAGCCCTACCAACTCAAACCAGCCTAATCTTGCAGCAAGGTCTTCTAGTGGCAAAATTTCTGTTAGATCCCAAGCATTTGGTCTTCAACAGCTTTCCTTGAAGCGGTTTTCTCCTTCAAATTTGTTAAGTGCTGTGAAGTTGAGAAGAGATGGTCCCCTTTGTCTTATGACGGAACATAAGGAAGCTATTTGGAGCACTTATGCTGCAACAACGAAGCCGGACACTTCTATCTTGAATAGGCTTATAGATGCTGGCATGTCCCCTAGGGTTGAGGAGTCAATGTCACTTGTTAACAATGAGATATTGCGGCGGCATTTCTTGGAACTCACTACAAACTTTTTGGCCCCTTTCGGTCCATATTTTAGGAGTAAGACACCTTCAGAAGGCTCTTCGCCATTTGTTGaccctccccctctctctccatTTAATGCTGATGAATTTCTTGCAAGTTTGTCTGCAAGGGGCCCAGGGAAGTTCTTGTCGAAGAGAATGAAGTCTAATTGGATGGATCTATACAG GCGGTTTTTGAAAGGTTCCAACTTCATGCCATGGTTTCAAAGAAGGCGTGCTGTTGCTGAACAAGAACAACATAAACTGTGGAGACAGGCAAGGATGAAGACCGACATACAGCAGTTCATATCTAAAATGTCTGAGTTGGAAATTGTAGACTCATTTAATGCTATTGAAAGGCATCTTCTTGAAGAACTACAG TACATTTACGTTCCTGCCAAATGCAATCTTCACAGCTGCAGCAATCTGGAAGGGCCAGTGCAGACTCTGCATCATCTTGCCAGAAACTGA
- the LOC122296142 gene encoding uncharacterized protein LOC122296142: MYWHGSVLVSVPSIATFWILAHISGSILVSVPFVPGLASISALSVVDQVYGKMIASGPKVGRLFPLHITPSTIIPNFPLLSLLVMLLVLEIRCGIDVTQTQTTSYFV, encoded by the exons ATGTACTGGCATG GTTCGGTTCTTGTTTCAGTGCCCTCTATTGCTACTTTCTGGATTTTGGCGCACATTTCTGGCTCTATTCTTGTTTCAGTGCCCTTTGTTCCTGGTTTGGCTTCAATTTCGGCCCTCTCTGttgtg gaTCAAGTGTATGGGAAGATGATTGCGAGTGGACCTAAAGTGGGACGGCTCTTTCCTCTACACATTACTCCTTCCACAATTATCCCTAATTTtcctttactttctttgcttgtAATGTTGTTAGTCCTAGAAATAAGATGTGGCATAGACGTCACCCAAACTCAGACTACTTCGTACTTTGTTTAA